In Pseudomonadota bacterium, a single genomic region encodes these proteins:
- the atpG gene encoding ATP synthase F1 subunit gamma: MATLRDIKRKISSIESTRTITRTMKMVSASKLRRAQDELDKIRAYALKIEELTGRVIANVPPESHPLLAEREQIKKVLIVSIASDRGLCGGFNVNIGIKAENFVAQNRDKYERIAVYAVGKKVKDYLQRRKVEVIKDLTDMKKVDKGIVDSIASDLIRYYTEGEFDKIYLEYTHFLSPVKQLVMFDEFLPIKASHIYEDTEYLYEPDKNKIIEKLIPRYISTKIYFAILNSQTSEHGARMSAMENATNNSGEMIDNLTLIYNKRRQESITNDMMDIVGGAEALRGT; the protein is encoded by the coding sequence ATGGCGACATTAAGGGATATAAAGAGGAAGATAAGCAGTATAGAAAGTACCAGGACCATTACCAGGACAATGAAAATGGTCTCTGCTTCCAAATTGAGAAGGGCGCAGGATGAACTGGATAAGATACGGGCTTATGCTTTAAAAATAGAGGAATTAACGGGCCGTGTCATTGCAAACGTGCCTCCGGAGAGCCACCCGCTTCTGGCGGAGAGGGAGCAGATAAAAAAGGTGCTTATTGTTTCGATAGCATCTGACAGAGGCCTATGCGGTGGATTCAATGTCAACATAGGTATAAAGGCGGAAAACTTTGTTGCACAAAACAGGGATAAGTACGAAAGGATCGCGGTTTATGCTGTTGGAAAGAAGGTTAAAGATTACCTCCAGCGACGGAAAGTTGAGGTTATTAAAGATTTGACTGACATGAAAAAGGTTGATAAGGGAATAGTTGATTCAATAGCATCTGATCTTATAAGGTATTACACAGAGGGAGAATTTGATAAAATCTATCTGGAATATACCCACTTCCTGTCGCCTGTTAAACAATTAGTGATGTTTGATGAATTTCTCCCCATAAAAGCATCTCATATATACGAAGACACAGAATATCTCTATGAGCCGGATAAAAATAAAATCATTGAGAAGCTAATCCCGAGATACATAAGCACAAAGATATATTTTGCAATACTTAATTCTCAGACATCAGAGCACGGGGCAAGGATGAGTGCAATGGAAAATGCAACGAACAACAGTGGTGAGATGATAGATAATCTTACCCTTATCTATAATAAACGAAGACAGGAAAGCATAACCAATGATATGATGGACATCGTTGGTGGTGCTGAGGCTTTGAGAGGAACATAG